Within the Desulfobacterales bacterium genome, the region TTCTGGGGCGGGAGGTTTCCAGAAAAGATATCCTGAGGCGGTTTCTCGATGAATTCGAGCATCAGGTAACCCATCGAATTCATGAAGATGTCATTCCCGAATGGAAAACATATACATCGACGTTGAATCAGCAGGTTAGAATTGTCACGGTTCGTGAAACCACCGAAGGGCTGGCCGTGGATGTCGATGACACCGGCGCGCTGGTGCTGAAACTGGCGGACGGCTCCTTGAAAAAAATTATTTACGGGGATTGCTTTTATCGGGATAGGTGACGGCAGAGGCCAGAGGCCAGAAGCCAGAGGACTGATTAAGGAAATTATACCATGAACGTGTCCGGGCAGCTTCGAATGACTGTGTATGCCTCGCTGTTGGCGGCGCTGACGGCGGCGGGGGCCTATATCGCGATACCCATCGGTCCGGTGCCCGTAGTGTTGCAGAATATGTTTATTTTTCTTTCCGGTATTTTATTGGGAAGTCGCTGGGGGCTTGCCAGTGTCGGGGTGTACCTGCTGGCCGGGGCATGCGGCCTTCCGGTGTTCGCTGGTGGTGTCGGGGGGATCGGGCGCTTTATCGGTCCAACCGGCGGATATCTTCTGGGATATCTGCCGGCCGTGTATGTGATCGGTCTGATCTCGGAAAAGACAAAGCCGGTTGCCGTATTTGACGTCATGGCCATGCTGTGCGGGGGGGTAATCATCTATGCCTGCGGTGCCTCCTGGTTGAAGATGATCACGGGCATGGACTGGGGCAAAGCGCTGGCTGTAGGGATGAATCCGGTGTTTCTGGCAGGGGATGCAGTGAAAATTTCAGCGGCAGTGGCTGTTGCCAAAGCGTTGCGTCCGGTCATTTATCGGGCATAATCGAAGGGGGACCGGAAAAACAGAAAGCTGCCGGCAAAAGGAAAAAGGGGGTTGGCGGTCGTTTTCTGTCCGGGGCGTCTTACGATTTTCGGGCTTGATCATAACCGCGGCCATAACGTCGTGAGGACCGTCCCGGGCGTTTCCGGCTTCTCCAGCACGATACGGGGGGAACGGCCGGGACTTCGAAACTACACGTAAGAGAATATGGCCGCGGTTATGATCAAGCCCCGATTTTATAACCGATTGATTATGATTATGATTGTGATTGTGAATATGAAACTTATAGAAATCACCAACCTGACGCATCGATTCGCAGATGGCACCATAGGCCTTGATTCGGTCAGCCTGACGATTCATGAAGGAGAATTTGTTGTGGTTGCCGGACAGAACGGATCCGGCAAAACCACCTTGATGAGACATTTTAACGGGCTGTTAATGCCGGCTTCCGGTGAGGTAAAAATTGACGGCATTGCAGTGTCCGATGACCTGAAACGGGCAAGACAGCTGGTGGGAATGGTATTCCAGGATGCCGACAGCCAGATTGTCGGTGAGACGGTGTATGAAGACGTGTCATTCGGGCCGGAAAATCTCGGATTGAAAGGCCAGGGGCTGAAGCGGTGTGTAACCGATGCGATGGCATCTGTGGGGATCAGTGAAATCGCCGAACAAAGACCCCATCAGCTTTCCGGCGGTCAAAAACGAAAGCTTGCCATTGCAGGCGTTCTTGCGATGAAACCGCGGGTGATTATTTTTGACGAACCTTTTTCCAACCTCGATTATCCGGGGGTAAAGCAGGTTCTTCAGCAAATCCTCGATCTTCATCAATCCGGGCATACGATTATACTGATTACCCATGATCTGGAGAAGGTGATCTATCATGCGAGCCGGCTCGTGATTATGGAGAAGGGGAAAATAGTCAGGGATGGCATTCCTGAGAAGGTAATCGGAGAGGTCGAACAGTTCGGCATCCGGACGCCCTGCGCATACCGGATGGGAATGGAGACCGAATCATGGCTGAGGTGACGTGTTTTTGCTATCATCCATCGGAATCGGTTCTGCATGCCATTGATGCGCGGTTTAAAATGGCGTGTCTCATCATGATGAGCCTCTGTATCGTAAACTCCGGTGCATGGGCCCTGGCTGTATTGACAGCAGCGTTTGTGGCACTCAGCCGCGCCGCCCGGCTGCCGGTTATCCGGCTGGCCGGAGAGCTTCGCTTTTTCGGGTTGTTTCTCGGGTTCGTATTTATCGCAAGGGCGCTGTCTTTTCCAGCGCCATCCGATGTCACTATTATGAAAGTTGGTATTTCTTTTCCGGGACTTCGGGATGCCGGACTTGTCAGCTGGAGACTGTTGCTGATCGTTTTATGCGGCTTTATGTTTATTGCCGCTACGAAATCTTCAGAAATCAAGCGGGCCATTGAATGGTATTGCCGGCCATTTCCATTTATTCCGGGTAAACGGATTGCAACCATGATCGGATTGATCGTGCGATTTTTGCCGGTGATATTCCAGCAGATTCGTGAAACTTCCGATGCCCAGCGGGCCCGGTGTATCGAACAGCGAAAGAATCCGGTGTCCCGGGTAATTCGGCTGGCGGTTCCTCTGATTCGGCGAACATTTGAAACCGCGGATAAACTGGCAGTTGCCATGGAAGCAAGGTGTTATAATGAAGACCGTACTGCGGCGGGTAGTTTT harbors:
- a CDS encoding biotin transporter BioY, producing the protein MNVSGQLRMTVYASLLAALTAAGAYIAIPIGPVPVVLQNMFIFLSGILLGSRWGLASVGVYLLAGACGLPVFAGGVGGIGRFIGPTGGYLLGYLPAVYVIGLISEKTKPVAVFDVMAMLCGGVIIYACGASWLKMITGMDWGKALAVGMNPVFLAGDAVKISAAVAVAKALRPVIYRA
- a CDS encoding ABC transporter ATP-binding protein: MKLIEITNLTHRFADGTIGLDSVSLTIHEGEFVVVAGQNGSGKTTLMRHFNGLLMPASGEVKIDGIAVSDDLKRARQLVGMVFQDADSQIVGETVYEDVSFGPENLGLKGQGLKRCVTDAMASVGISEIAEQRPHQLSGGQKRKLAIAGVLAMKPRVIIFDEPFSNLDYPGVKQVLQQILDLHQSGHTIILITHDLEKVIYHASRLVIMEKGKIVRDGIPEKVIGEVEQFGIRTPCAYRMGMETESWLR
- a CDS encoding energy-coupling factor transporter transmembrane component T, which encodes MAEVTCFCYHPSESVLHAIDARFKMACLIMMSLCIVNSGAWALAVLTAAFVALSRAARLPVIRLAGELRFFGLFLGFVFIARALSFPAPSDVTIMKVGISFPGLRDAGLVSWRLLLIVLCGFMFIAATKSSEIKRAIEWYCRPFPFIPGKRIATMIGLIVRFLPVIFQQIRETSDAQRARCIEQRKNPVSRVIRLAVPLIRRTFETADKLAVAMEARCYNEDRTAAGSFAAAPRDWLALMTVVGLCAVCLFRH